TCCAGTCACGGTGCCTCCAGAGGGATCGCCGCGGTGACCACGGTGCCTTCGCCGGGGGTGCTCTCGACGCTCAGCGTGCCGCCGAGCTGCCGGACCCGGGCCCGCATCGCGGGCAGCCCGTGGCCCCGGCCCTCGGACTCGGGCTCGGACTCGGCCGGGCTGCCGAACCCCTGCCCGTCGTCGCCGATGTCCAGCACCACCTGGTCGCCCAGGTAGGACAGGGTGAGTGCGGCGGTCCTGGCCCCCGCGTGCTCGCGGACGTTGGCCAGCGCGCCCTGGGCGATCCGCAGCAGTGCGCTCTGGACGGCGTCCGGCAGCGGCACCGGCGTGCCGTCCAGGTGGCACCGGACGGTCAGTCCGCTCTCGGCGGTCTCCCGTTCGGCCAGGATGCGGAGCGCCTGGTCGAGACCGGTCCCGTCGGCCAGGTCGGCCGGGGCGAGGTCGCGGACGAAGCGGCGGGCCTCGGCCAGGTTGCGGGCGGCGATCGAGGCCGCGGTGTGTACGTGGGACCGGGCGGTGGCCGGGTCGCTGTCCCAGGTGCGGTCGGCCGCCTGGAGTAGCATCTGCTGGCTGGAGAGGCCCTGGGCCAGCGTGTCGTGGATCTCGATGGCCAGCCGCTGACGCTCCGCCAGGGTGCCCTCGCGCCGTTCGGTGGCGGCCAGTTCGGTCCGGGTGGAGACCAGGTCCTCGATCAGCGCGCGCTGCCGTTCGGCCTGCCGTTCCATCTGCAGGAAGACCACGGTGGCCAGCCCGGCCACGGCGGGCGGGGCGATCAGGCCGACCGGGTCGAGGCCGGTGAGCTTCTCCTCGGAGTACACCACCAGCGCGGTCATCGCGATCACCAGTGGGATCGCGGCCCGGGCCGGCAGGGTGCGCAGCGCGGTGTAGATCAGCGGCACCGCGCACCACGCGAAGCTCGGCGCGAGCAGGACCAGGACCGCCCAGAGCCAGGCCACCACGGCCAGCCGGACCACCCGGACCGGGCGCGAGCCGGTCCGCAGCCAGGGCAGCTCCGGCAGTTGGGCCAGCGCCAGCGCCAGGCTCAGCCCGATCACCCAGCCGGCCCGGTCGCTGTCGCCGTGCCGGAGCAGGTAGCGCAGCAGCGAGGCGCCGAGCAGCAGCAGGAACGCGCCGTACATCACCACGGTGAGCCGGTCGGTGC
This genomic interval from Kitasatospora gansuensis contains the following:
- a CDS encoding sensor histidine kinase, whose translation is MSGGAAVSGSSTRDPGTDRLTVVMYGAFLLLLGASLLRYLLRHGDSDRAGWVIGLSLALALAQLPELPWLRTGSRPVRVVRLAVVAWLWAVLVLLAPSFAWCAVPLIYTALRTLPARAAIPLVIAMTALVVYSEEKLTGLDPVGLIAPPAVAGLATVVFLQMERQAERQRALIEDLVSTRTELAATERREGTLAERQRLAIEIHDTLAQGLSSQQMLLQAADRTWDSDPATARSHVHTAASIAARNLAEARRFVRDLAPADLADGTGLDQALRILAERETAESGLTVRCHLDGTPVPLPDAVQSALLRIAQGALANVREHAGARTAALTLSYLGDQVVLDIGDDGQGFGSPAESEPESEGRGHGLPAMRARVRQLGGTLSVESTPGEGTVVTAAIPLEAP